The stretch of DNA GCGGGAATAAACAAAGTTCACCTCTCCCTTTGGGAGAGGTCGATTCGCCGAAGGCGAATCGGGTGAGGGCGCCCCCGCCTTACTTGAAGATCTCCCCAAAGAACCAGCGCATCGCCTCCCAGGACCGCATATCGGCGATGTGGTTGTAGGCCGCGCCCTTCGACTTGTCGGTGCCGGCCATCGGCTGAGTGAAGGAATGGACCGCGTCCTCGTAGGCGACATACTCGTAACGCACGCCGGCGTCGCGCATCTCCTTCATGAAGGCGGCGATGGACTCGACGGAGACATAGGGGTCATCGGCGCCATTGAGCACGAGCACCCGTCCCTTGATGTTTTTGGCGTCGGCCGGGTTGGCCGCATCGAGCGCCGCGTGGAAGCCAACCACGCCGTTGACCGGCTTGCCCGAACGGGCCAGTTCAAGGCAGACCCAGCCGCCGAAGCAGTAGCCGATCGCGGCGGTGCGCAACGAATCGACGCGCTGGTATTGGCGCAGCCAGTCGAACGCCGCGCCGACCCGTAGGCGCGTCAGCGCCGGATTGCCCTTGTACTTGCCCGACTCGGCGCCGGCGGCCGGGACGTCAGCGGGTCGAATCCCCTTGCCGTAGATGTCCGCCGCAAACGCGACATATCCCAGCCCCGCCAACTGCTCGCAGCGCGACTTCTCATAGTCGGTCAGCCCCAGCCACTGATGCACCACCAGCACACCCGGCTGCGGCGCGGTGCGGGCGTCATCGTAAGCGAGGTACCCCTCGCAGGTGACATCGCCGACTTGGTATTCGATGGTCCGGGTGATGATTTTGGCGTGCGCCGGCAGGGCGAAGCTGAACGCGAGCAGGGAAAGTAGCAGCCACTTCATCGGAGTCTCCTTCAGGGTGTGACAGTTCCATCTGCGCCCGGGCAATTAAGAGCAAAACGGTGGCATAGGCAATGGGAATGCGCCCAGCGGATCGAAGTGTGGTTGACAGAGCGCATGCGGTGTCGTCAAGGCAGGCGCGCGCAACAGGGCCCTACCACAACGGACCTCGGCTCCATACATTCCATGCGGAGGCCTGACCATGCCAAACCTGCGCGTTCTGGTCGTCGATGATGAAAAGCCCCAGCGTGACCTGGTCGGCGGGGCGCTGCGCAAACAGGGATACACCGTGACCGAAGCCGGCTCGGCCGATGAGGCGTTGGCGGCGGTCAAGGATGTCTTTCCCGAGATCGCCCTGCTGGACATCCAGATGCCGGGCAAATCCGGGCTGGAACTGCTGGCGGAACTGAAAAAGATCAATCCGGATTTGCAGGCGATCATTGTCTCGGCCCATGCCGACTTCGACAAGGGGCTCGAGGCGATGAAGAAGGGGGCGCTCGACTTCCTGAAAAAGCCGGTCGAGTTCACCGAACTGTTCGCCGTGGTCGCGCGAGCGGCCGAGCGGCACTGGCTGCTCTCCGAAGTGCGCTATTTCCGCGAGCAGATCGAGGAGCCCTACCGCGACGATGCGGTGGTGATCGCCTCCGATGCGATGCGCGAGGTCTTCTCGACGGTGGCGCGCGCGGCCGATTCCGATTCCACCGTGCTGATCCGCGGCGAATCGGGCACCGGCAAGGAACTGGTGGCGCGGGCGTTGCACCGTTCCTCCAGCCGTCGCGCCAGGAATTTCATCGCGGTCAACTGCGCCGCCATCCCCGAGACGCTGCTGGAAGCGGAACTGTTCGGCGCCGAGAAGGGGGCCTACACTGGGGCGCTGGCGCGACGGATCGGCCGTTTCGAGCTGGCCGCCGGCGGAACGATCTTTCTCGATGAGATCGGCGACATGCCCGCCTCGATCCAGGCGAAGGTCCTGCGCGCGCTGGAGCACAAGGCCTTCGAGCGTCTCGGCGGCAACGAGACCGTGACTTCCGACTGCCGCGTGGTGGCGGCGACCCATCAGAATCTCGAGGAGATGGTCAAGGAGGGGAAGTTCCGCGAGGACCTGTACTACCGTCTCAATGTCATCCAGATCACGATTCCGCCGCTGCGGCAACGGCCGCAGGACATCCTGCCTCTGGTCGATGCCTTCATCAAACGGCAGCATCGTGTGCGCGGACGCGCCATCCGCGGGATCACTCCGGCGGCGAAGGACCTGATTCTGTCCTACCATTGGCCGGGGAATGTGCGCGAACTGCTCAACGCCATCGAACGCGCCTGTGTGCTGGCGCGCACCGATGTCCTCGATGTCGCCGACTTCTCCCTCGGAATCGCCGCCGCCCCGGCGCCCAGCGCGCCGTCCGAATTGCCGACCCTGCCCTTGGCGGAGGTGGAGAAACGGCACATCCAACGGGCGCTGGAGCATCACAACTACGCCCTGCAGCAGACCGCCGAGTCGCTGGGGATTCACCGCAATACGCTGCGGCTGAAGATGAAGGAGTACGGGCTGGAACGGGAGTGAGTGCGGCGGTCGGGGGGCTAAAAAGGATTGCTTCGTCGTCCGCCTCCGGCGGACTCCTCGCAATGACGTATGGTCCGTCGTTCAGAGCGTCTCTGACAAATCTGCCCACGACGGGTTCTGCGACTTGATAAGTGCCAATTTCTTAGCTCTAGAGCCACCTTTGAGTTGCTTCTCCCTTATAATGGCGGCTTCCGCACCCGGGCAGACTTCATAGTACACGAGTTTTGTCAGTCGATATCGTTTGCTGAAGCTACCCACGACACCATTCTTGTGCTGCCAGACCCGCGCTGTCAGGTCGCTCGTCATGCCAGTGTAGAGCACCGTATTGTGCTCGTTTGTCATGATGTAGACACAGAACAGCTTGCTCATCGCAGCATCCCGATAACCGTCATTGCGAGGAGTCAGCCGGAGGCGGACGACGAAGCAATCCTTGTTGCTCTTAGCGGCGGCCGCCGAGGGAGCCGAGAATGCCGCGGATGAGGGCGCGCCCGACCGCGCTGCCCACCGAACGGGCAGTCCCCTTCATGAAGGTGTCCATGGCGGTGTCGCGACGGCGCCCCACCGGACGCGTGGCGGGTGCGGGTTGACGGCGCGCGAGGGTGTCGATTTCCTCGCGGTAGGCGCGCTGCTCCGCCCGACGGCGCAGCAGTTCGTAGGCGGACTCACGATCGACGGCCTGCTCATAACGGCCGCGCAGGGGAGAGGATTGGATCAGGGCCTGA from bacterium encodes:
- a CDS encoding dienelactone hydrolase family protein, producing the protein MKWLLLSLLAFSFALPAHAKIITRTIEYQVGDVTCEGYLAYDDARTAPQPGVLVVHQWLGLTDYEKSRCEQLAGLGYVAFAADIYGKGIRPADVPAAGAESGKYKGNPALTRLRVGAAFDWLRQYQRVDSLRTAAIGYCFGGWVCLELARSGKPVNGVVGFHAALDAANPADAKNIKGRVLVLNGADDPYVSVESIAAFMKEMRDAGVRYEYVAYEDAVHSFTQPMAGTDKSKGAAYNHIADMRSWEAMRWFFGEIFK
- a CDS encoding sigma-54 dependent transcriptional regulator produces the protein MPNLRVLVVDDEKPQRDLVGGALRKQGYTVTEAGSADEALAAVKDVFPEIALLDIQMPGKSGLELLAELKKINPDLQAIIVSAHADFDKGLEAMKKGALDFLKKPVEFTELFAVVARAAERHWLLSEVRYFREQIEEPYRDDAVVIASDAMREVFSTVARAADSDSTVLIRGESGTGKELVARALHRSSSRRARNFIAVNCAAIPETLLEAELFGAEKGAYTGALARRIGRFELAAGGTIFLDEIGDMPASIQAKVLRALEHKAFERLGGNETVTSDCRVVAATHQNLEEMVKEGKFREDLYYRLNVIQITIPPLRQRPQDILPLVDAFIKRQHRVRGRAIRGITPAAKDLILSYHWPGNVRELLNAIERACVLARTDVLDVADFSLGIAAAPAPSAPSELPTLPLAEVEKRHIQRALEHHNYALQQTAESLGIHRNTLRLKMKEYGLERE
- a CDS encoding GIY-YIG nuclease family protein; this encodes MSKLFCVYIMTNEHNTVLYTGMTSDLTARVWQHKNGVVGSFSKRYRLTKLVYYEVCPGAEAAIIREKQLKGGSRAKKLALIKSQNPSWADLSETL